The Falco peregrinus isolate bFalPer1 chromosome 9, bFalPer1.pri, whole genome shotgun sequence genome includes a window with the following:
- the PCMTD2 gene encoding protein-L-isoaspartate O-methyltransferase domain-containing protein 2 isoform X1, translated as MGGAVSAGEDNDELIDNLKEAQYIRTELVEQAFRAIDRADYYLEEFKDNAYKDLAWKHGNIHLSAPCIYSEVMEALDLQPGLSFLNLGSGTGYLSSMVGLILGPFGVNHGVELHSDVIEYAKQKLDFFIKTSDSFDKFEFCEPSFVTGNCLEISPDCTQYDRVYCGAGVQKEHEDYMKNLLKVGGILVMPLEEKLTKITRTGPSAWETKKILAVSFAPLIQPNHADSGKSRLVHLPPVAVRSLQDLARIAIRGTIKKIIHQETMSKNGNGLKNPPRFKRRRVRRRRMETIVFLDKEVFASRISNPSDDNNNCEDIEDERREEEETKPSELKPDPPVNFLREKVLSLPLPDPLKYYLLYYREK; from the exons ATGGGAGGTGCAGTGAGTGCAGGAGAAGATAATGATGAATTAATTGATAACCTGAAGGAGGCACAATACATCCGGACAGAACTGGTAGAGCAGGCATTCCGAGCCATTGATCGAGCAGACTACTACCTAGAAGAGTTCAAAGATAATGCCTACAAGGACTTGGCATGGAAGCATGGAAATATTCATCTCTCAGCACCGTGCATTTACTCTGAGGTGATGGAAGCTTTGGATCTGCAACCAGGGCTGTCATTTTTGAATCTTGGCAGTGGCACTGGTTATCTGAGTTCTATGGTTGGACTCATCTTGG GTCCTTTTGGTGTTAACCATGGTGTGGAGCTTCATTCCGATGTGATCGAATATGCGAAGCAGAAATTGGACTTCTTCATTAAAACAAGTGACAGCTTTGACAA atttGAATTTTGTGAGCCATCTTTCGTTACTGGCAATTGTTTAGAGATTTCCCCGGACTGCACTCAGTATGACCGTGTTTACTGTGGTGCTGGAGTACAGAAGGAACATGAAGACTACATGAAGAACCTGTTGAAAGTTGGGGGAATTCTTGTCATGCCTCTAGAAGAGAAG ttgACTAAGATAACTCGTACTGGCCCTTCTGCCTGGGAGACCAAGAAGattcttgctgtttcttttgctcCTTTGATTCAGCCTAACCACGCAGATTCAGGAAAATCAAGGCTTGTTCACTTGC cCCCAGTGGCTGTTCGCAGCCTCCAGGATCTGGCTCGCATAGCCATCCGAggaaccattaaaaaaattatacatcAAGAAACAATGagcaaaaatggaaatgggCTGAAGAACCCCCCAAGATTTAAACGAAGACGTGTGCGTCGCCGTCGCATGGAAACTATTGTTTTCTTGGACAAAGAGGTCTTCGCTAGTCGTATCTCCAACCCATCAGATGATAACAACAACTGTGAGGATATCGAGGATGAGAGAcgagaagaggaagaaactaAACCCTCTGAACTAAAGCCAGATCCTCCTGTAAACTTTCTGAGAGAAAAGGTCTTGAGTCTGCCTTTGCCTGATCCTTTGAAATATTACCTGCTTTATTACAgggaaaagtaa
- the PCMTD2 gene encoding protein-L-isoaspartate O-methyltransferase domain-containing protein 2 isoform X2, translating into MKNLLKVGGILVMPLEEKLTKITRTGPSAWETKKILAVSFAPLIQPNHADSGKSRLVHLPPVAVRSLQDLARIAIRGTIKKIIHQETMSKNGNGLKNPPRFKRRRVRRRRMETIVFLDKEVFASRISNPSDDNNNCEDIEDERREEEETKPSELKPDPPVNFLREKVLSLPLPDPLKYYLLYYREK; encoded by the exons ATGAAGAACCTGTTGAAAGTTGGGGGAATTCTTGTCATGCCTCTAGAAGAGAAG ttgACTAAGATAACTCGTACTGGCCCTTCTGCCTGGGAGACCAAGAAGattcttgctgtttcttttgctcCTTTGATTCAGCCTAACCACGCAGATTCAGGAAAATCAAGGCTTGTTCACTTGC cCCCAGTGGCTGTTCGCAGCCTCCAGGATCTGGCTCGCATAGCCATCCGAggaaccattaaaaaaattatacatcAAGAAACAATGagcaaaaatggaaatgggCTGAAGAACCCCCCAAGATTTAAACGAAGACGTGTGCGTCGCCGTCGCATGGAAACTATTGTTTTCTTGGACAAAGAGGTCTTCGCTAGTCGTATCTCCAACCCATCAGATGATAACAACAACTGTGAGGATATCGAGGATGAGAGAcgagaagaggaagaaactaAACCCTCTGAACTAAAGCCAGATCCTCCTGTAAACTTTCTGAGAGAAAAGGTCTTGAGTCTGCCTTTGCCTGATCCTTTGAAATATTACCTGCTTTATTACAgggaaaagtaa